The Thermovenabulum gondwanense genome contains a region encoding:
- a CDS encoding methyl-accepting chemotaxis protein, translated as MDIRKQITVPVAIIVILSTVILTAISYQFTKNMVSGQMDEFATQKVQEVENYVKDQDERIKELKKELNELYITKARTLALIIAEKPEIINSREKLINLAKSMDVEEIHVIDSDGILKWGTVPEFYGFDFNTSEQTKPFLQGLRDKNFELAQEPQQRGTDKVLFQYIGVSRIDKPGIVQIGVKPERLQKELEKADIKKVSEIYRFGKNGFILVVDKNTRVILSHRDSNMVGKNLDELYWGKQLTGEEGRFKYNYDNALYFMRYKTSGRYIIGATVPVSDFTGVLQGMLFSSLIYTVLMILLSVILLSFVVKRISNPLKLAVQRLKSVARGELNFDVDKRYLNREDEIGDIARAMNEMKSSLGYLIGNLSQRAKELASHSESLSAVSEEMAASSQEVAKTIQQVAEGATSQANDLMEIVKLMDILSNNIENAFKELSSVKYETENTYGKADLGKKEMEKLIKTIEDVKNAFKVVTQKIDALTNSIKGIESFTGTISEISAQTNLLALNAAIEAARAGEAGKGFAVVAEEVRKLAEEARKSTEEINKLVGAVQKETQEVITTVKNVDDFIEVQTNSVNSTVQSFNEILESALKVAPLIERVYEAMNSITRSKDDVLDKVEKVGTVAEENSAASEEVSASSEELSASSEEVAASAQTLNSIANDLIENVKKFKI; from the coding sequence ATGGACATAAGAAAACAAATAACAGTACCCGTTGCGATTATCGTTATACTTTCAACGGTGATACTTACGGCAATTTCCTATCAATTTACTAAAAATATGGTGTCAGGGCAGATGGATGAATTTGCCACGCAGAAAGTACAGGAAGTGGAGAATTATGTAAAAGATCAGGATGAAAGAATAAAGGAATTGAAGAAAGAATTGAACGAACTTTATATTACCAAAGCACGGACGTTGGCCCTTATTATCGCTGAAAAACCGGAAATTATTAACTCCCGGGAAAAGCTTATTAATCTGGCAAAGAGCATGGATGTGGAAGAAATCCATGTAATTGATTCAGATGGGATTTTAAAATGGGGAACTGTACCGGAGTTTTACGGTTTTGATTTTAATACTTCGGAACAGACTAAACCTTTTTTACAGGGTTTAAGAGATAAAAATTTTGAGCTGGCTCAGGAGCCCCAGCAGAGGGGAACAGATAAGGTGCTTTTTCAGTACATAGGAGTATCCCGTATAGATAAGCCTGGAATAGTTCAGATTGGGGTAAAGCCCGAGCGATTGCAAAAAGAACTTGAAAAGGCTGATATAAAGAAAGTATCGGAAATTTACAGATTTGGCAAAAACGGATTTATTTTGGTTGTGGATAAAAATACCCGTGTTATCCTAAGCCACAGAGATTCTAATATGGTTGGTAAAAACCTCGATGAACTTTACTGGGGCAAACAATTAACAGGGGAAGAAGGAAGGTTTAAATATAATTACGATAATGCCCTTTATTTTATGAGGTACAAAACTTCGGGAAGGTATATAATTGGCGCTACGGTACCTGTAAGTGATTTTACCGGGGTTCTGCAGGGTATGCTTTTTAGCTCGTTAATTTATACTGTATTAATGATTTTGCTTTCAGTTATTCTGCTTTCCTTTGTAGTAAAAAGGATTTCAAACCCTCTTAAACTTGCGGTGCAAAGGTTAAAAAGCGTAGCAAGAGGAGAGCTAAACTTTGATGTAGATAAAAGGTACCTTAATAGAGAAGATGAAATAGGCGATATTGCCAGAGCGATGAATGAGATGAAAAGTTCCCTCGGATATCTTATCGGTAACCTATCTCAAAGGGCCAAAGAGCTTGCCTCTCACTCGGAAAGTCTTTCGGCGGTTTCTGAAGAAATGGCAGCTTCTTCCCAGGAAGTAGCAAAAACCATTCAACAGGTAGCGGAAGGAGCTACCTCTCAAGCCAATGACCTGATGGAAATAGTGAAACTTATGGATATTTTAAGTAATAACATCGAAAATGCTTTTAAAGAATTAAGCAGCGTAAAGTACGAAACCGAAAACACTTACGGTAAGGCGGACCTCGGAAAAAAGGAAATGGAAAAATTAATAAAAACTATAGAGGATGTAAAAAATGCTTTTAAAGTGGTTACACAAAAAATCGATGCTCTGACAAACAGCATAAAGGGCATAGAATCTTTTACCGGGACTATTAGCGAAATTTCTGCACAAACAAATCTTCTTGCACTGAATGCTGCAATTGAAGCAGCAAGAGCGGGAGAAGCAGGCAAGGGTTTTGCGGTAGTAGCGGAAGAAGTGAGAAAACTTGCAGAAGAAGCGAGAAAATCCACGGAGGAAATAAATAAACTGGTGGGTGCAGTTCAAAAGGAAACGCAAGAAGTTATTACAACCGTAAAGAATGTGGATGACTTTATCGAGGTACAGACAAATTCGGTTAATAGTACGGTACAATCATTTAATGAAATTTTGGAATCAGCTTTGAAAGTAGCTCCTCTGATTGAGAGAGTTTATGAAGCTATGAACAGCATAACAAGGTCCAAGGATGATGTTCTCGATAAGGTGGAAAAAGTAGGCACCGTGGCGGAAGAAAATTCTGCAGCATCGGAAGAAGTTTCCGCATCTTCCGAGGAACTTTCTGCTTCTTCGGAAGAAGTGGCGGCATCTGCTCAAACCTTAAATTCCATTGCAAATGACTTAATTGAAAATGTAAAGAAGTTTAAAATATAA
- a CDS encoding HD domain-containing phosphohydrolase — protein MNFKRFYIISTVILCILPMFFMFLYVVKILIPGYERAITNYHLVETQKNLEKIIGKNLEDLKITARDYSVWSDMYEAFQIRDLEYIKRNYSGYLPDEPYNLSLILAVDLNKNPFDFYSDQPYSVDSLLQNKEIEVLFKKTLEDLKIVGLDAAIKSGYIKLNNYIYAFGISPILDDRDFSKPPMGILLIGREINENFLGKINSYIESPLIFCNEDKEHPPLIKGFLKREIPVFDIWGHPLGRFISYFNLGVLRTIYRNFFLFFIIFCIFIFSSGVLFAISFSSYFARQFQNLEDFALKSLSINSTGRISGIIAQNVKNPFERVSMVIDILSKELREKIAVLEAQRKRLLSLYESEKRQFEDTIKMLVSIVELKDLYTKGHAERVSKIAVKIGEKLGISLSARENLKIAGLLHDIGKIIIPENILNKTGKLSRDEYEIIKLHTAYGFHILNENQTFEHIAKIVLYHHENIDGTGYPKGIKGEDIPLESKIISVADVFDALTTDRPYRKAYTKEEALNIMEQDVGKKFDEKIFEVFKQVMEEEER, from the coding sequence GTGAATTTCAAAAGGTTTTATATAATTTCAACCGTCATTTTATGCATATTACCCATGTTTTTTATGTTTTTATACGTTGTAAAAATACTTATCCCCGGATATGAAAGGGCAATTACCAATTATCATTTGGTTGAAACCCAAAAAAATTTAGAAAAAATCATCGGCAAAAACCTGGAAGATTTAAAAATAACCGCCCGGGATTATTCGGTCTGGAGCGATATGTACGAAGCCTTTCAAATAAGAGATTTAGAATACATTAAAAGAAACTACAGCGGTTACCTCCCTGATGAACCCTACAACCTTTCGTTAATACTGGCAGTGGATTTAAATAAAAACCCCTTTGATTTTTATTCCGATCAGCCTTATTCCGTTGATTCCCTTCTTCAAAATAAAGAAATAGAGGTCCTTTTTAAGAAAACCTTGGAAGATTTAAAAATTGTCGGGTTGGATGCCGCTATAAAATCAGGATATATAAAGTTAAACAATTATATTTACGCCTTCGGGATTTCTCCCATCCTCGACGACAGAGATTTTTCTAAACCTCCCATGGGAATACTGCTGATAGGGCGTGAAATTAATGAAAATTTTCTTGGAAAGATAAATTCATATATTGAATCCCCTTTAATTTTCTGCAATGAAGATAAAGAGCATCCTCCATTAATAAAAGGTTTTTTAAAAAGAGAAATCCCTGTTTTTGACATTTGGGGTCATCCTTTGGGGCGATTTATCTCTTATTTCAACCTGGGAGTTTTACGAACCATATACCGCAATTTCTTCCTTTTCTTTATAATCTTTTGCATATTTATCTTTTCGTCAGGAGTATTGTTTGCCATTTCCTTTTCTTCATATTTTGCCAGGCAGTTTCAAAATCTCGAAGATTTCGCTTTGAAAAGTTTATCTATAAATAGCACTGGACGCATCTCGGGAATAATTGCCCAAAATGTCAAAAACCCTTTTGAAAGGGTCTCTATGGTAATCGATATTCTCTCAAAGGAACTCAGGGAAAAAATAGCGGTGCTGGAGGCACAAAGAAAAAGGCTCCTATCCCTTTACGAATCAGAAAAAAGGCAATTTGAAGACACTATAAAAATGCTTGTCTCAATAGTAGAATTAAAAGACCTTTACACCAAAGGCCATGCTGAAAGGGTAAGTAAAATAGCCGTAAAAATAGGCGAAAAGCTCGGAATTTCACTTTCCGCTCGGGAAAATCTTAAAATAGCAGGACTTTTACACGACATAGGCAAGATAATCATCCCTGAAAACATATTAAACAAAACCGGTAAACTTTCCAGGGATGAATATGAGATAATAAAATTACACACCGCTTATGGCTTTCATATATTAAACGAGAACCAGACCTTCGAGCACATTGCAAAAATCGTCCTTTACCACCACGAAAACATTGATGGCACGGGCTATCCCAAAGGCATCAAAGGAGAAGATATTCCCTTGGAGTCAAAAATAATTTCAGTCGCAGACGTATTCGATGCCCTTACGACGGACAGGCCCTACCGAAAAGCATACACAAAAGAAGAAGCGCTAAATATAATGGAACAGGATGTGGGGAAAAAGTTTGACGAGAAAATTTTCGAGGTATTTAAGCAAGTGATGGAAGAAGAAGAAAGGTAG
- the nagE gene encoding N-acetylglucosamine-specific PTS transporter subunit IIBC yields the protein MNDKLGSLQKLGRALMAPVAVLPAAALLLRLGAPDVFNIPVMMAGGQAVFDNLPMIFALGVSMGLAEGAGAAALAGGVGYYVLTSVLGAINKDINMGVLGGIITGVVAAYLYNRYKDIKLPDFLGFFGGKRFVPIVTAAAMLILGIIFGFIWPPVQKGIYAAGQWIIGAGALGVFVYGILNRFLIPFGLHHVVNSLVWFVFGQYTNAQGQVITGDLHRFFAGDPTAGIFMTGFFPIFMFGLPAACLAMLHEAKESQRKAVSGVLISAALTSLLTGITEPIEFAFMFLAPVLYLIHAVLTGLSLALTYIMGLKHGFGFSAGLIDYVLNYGLATKPLMLIPIGVIYGIAYYAIFRYFIRKYDLPTPGRIEGEATGSAKEVRIGERARMILNGIGGKENINALDACITRIRVTLKDESKIDEDIIKSAGATGLMKLGGGNIQIVVGTDAELIVEEMRNAMR from the coding sequence ATGAACGATAAGCTTGGAAGTCTGCAAAAGCTCGGGAGAGCACTAATGGCTCCGGTAGCTGTACTGCCGGCAGCGGCTTTACTTTTGAGGCTTGGAGCACCCGATGTCTTTAATATTCCGGTAATGATGGCGGGAGGCCAGGCGGTTTTTGACAACCTTCCCATGATTTTTGCTCTGGGAGTTTCAATGGGTCTTGCGGAAGGAGCAGGAGCAGCTGCTTTAGCCGGAGGTGTAGGATACTACGTATTGACCAGCGTACTCGGGGCTATCAATAAGGATATTAACATGGGAGTTTTGGGTGGTATAATTACTGGTGTCGTAGCAGCATATTTATATAACAGGTATAAAGATATAAAACTTCCAGATTTTTTGGGATTTTTCGGAGGAAAAAGGTTCGTACCAATAGTTACTGCCGCAGCCATGCTCATCCTTGGAATCATATTTGGATTTATCTGGCCACCGGTTCAGAAGGGGATTTATGCTGCCGGTCAGTGGATAATCGGTGCGGGCGCCCTTGGGGTTTTTGTATACGGCATTTTAAACCGGTTTTTAATACCTTTTGGACTGCATCATGTGGTAAACAGCCTTGTATGGTTTGTGTTTGGTCAGTATACAAATGCACAGGGACAGGTTATTACAGGAGACCTTCACAGGTTCTTTGCCGGAGATCCTACGGCGGGTATTTTTATGACGGGATTTTTCCCCATATTTATGTTCGGCCTTCCCGCAGCCTGTCTTGCAATGCTTCATGAAGCAAAGGAATCTCAAAGAAAAGCTGTGAGCGGTGTCCTGATCAGCGCTGCTTTAACTTCGCTACTTACGGGGATCACCGAACCCATAGAATTTGCCTTTATGTTTCTGGCACCGGTGTTGTACCTTATTCACGCGGTGTTGACAGGACTTTCCTTAGCTTTGACTTATATAATGGGGTTGAAACACGGGTTTGGATTTTCTGCAGGGCTTATAGATTATGTGTTGAACTATGGTCTTGCGACAAAACCATTGATGCTGATTCCCATAGGTGTTATATATGGTATTGCATATTACGCTATTTTCAGGTATTTTATAAGAAAATATGATTTACCCACTCCCGGGAGGATAGAAGGAGAAGCTACGGGAAGCGCAAAAGAGGTGAGGATCGGAGAAAGGGCAAGGATGATTTTAAATGGTATCGGAGGAAAGGAAAATATTAATGCTCTCGATGCTTGTATAACCAGGATAAGGGTTACCTTAAAAGATGAGAGTAAAATTGATGAGGACATAATAAAAAGCGCAGGAGCCACTGGTTTAATGAAGCTCGGAGGAGGAAATATTCAAATAGTTGTGGGTACCGATGCGGAGTTAATTGTTGAAGAAATGAGGAATGCAATGCGGTAG
- a CDS encoding PRD domain-containing protein codes for MGFKILKVLNNNAVMAKDEEKDREAVLLGKGIGFEKKAGEEITEEKIEKIFYFYDRGEFKKYEELSERVDKRVLEVVQEIIKMISESSCEPLSDHIHVALTDHINFTLHRLSLKLEVKNPFLNEIRVLYPKEYGIALIALEMIKKRLGVSVPEDEAGFIAMHIHAAMVNAKLSKTVRYANMIEDMVEIIEKMLQIKINKEDINYGRLVVHLRFVLERADKGNFIKNPLLKSVKRNFKKSFQVAGKICKYIEEKFNVKVPEDELAYIALHIERIKEENQQK; via the coding sequence ATGGGCTTTAAAATACTCAAGGTATTGAATAACAACGCAGTTATGGCAAAAGACGAAGAAAAGGATAGGGAAGCGGTGTTGCTGGGAAAGGGAATAGGATTTGAAAAGAAAGCCGGAGAAGAGATTACAGAAGAAAAGATTGAGAAAATATTTTATTTTTACGACAGGGGGGAATTTAAAAAATACGAAGAGCTTTCGGAAAGAGTGGATAAGAGGGTCCTTGAAGTGGTGCAGGAAATTATAAAGATGATTTCCGAAAGCAGCTGCGAGCCTTTGAGTGACCATATCCACGTAGCCCTGACGGACCACATTAATTTCACATTGCACAGACTTTCGTTGAAATTAGAGGTAAAAAATCCATTTTTAAATGAAATTAGAGTTTTATACCCGAAGGAATATGGCATAGCCCTGATAGCTTTGGAGATGATAAAAAAAAGACTGGGAGTAAGCGTCCCGGAAGATGAGGCGGGATTCATAGCAATGCATATTCACGCTGCTATGGTTAACGCAAAATTATCAAAGACGGTAAGATATGCTAACATGATTGAGGATATGGTGGAGATTATAGAAAAAATGTTACAAATTAAAATAAATAAGGAAGATATAAATTATGGTAGGCTGGTTGTACATCTCAGGTTTGTGCTGGAAAGGGCGGATAAGGGAAATTTCATCAAAAATCCGCTTTTGAAATCGGTTAAAAGAAATTTCAAAAAAAGTTTTCAGGTGGCCGGGAAAATATGTAAATATATAGAAGAAAAATTCAACGTAAAAGTTCCCGAGGACGAACTTGCCTATATCGCTTTGCATATCGAGAGGATAAAGGAAGAAAATCAACAAAAATGA
- the galE gene encoding UDP-glucose 4-epimerase GalE, with translation MARVFVTGGAGYIGSHAVKLLGEKGFEVAVFDNLSTGNSSSVLYGMLIKGDILDYETLKKAMMDFKPDAVMHFAAKIIVPESVEKPLLYYENNTAGAINVLKAMRETGVKNFIFSSTAAVYGQPEKMPIKEDFPLSPINPYGRSKAFVETILKDLSFAGDFSYVSLRYFNVAGADPEGKIGETKKDATHLITMCVRTACGKRDKLFVFGTDYPTKDGTCIRDYIHVMDLAEAHIKALDYLLEGGKSEILNCGYGRGFSVLEVVNEAKKVTGIDFPVEYRERRPGDPARLVADAEKIKRVLNWVPKYDDLSFIIKTAFEWEKKLGSQS, from the coding sequence ATGGCAAGGGTTTTTGTGACCGGAGGAGCGGGGTACATTGGGAGCCATGCGGTTAAACTCCTAGGGGAAAAGGGTTTTGAAGTGGCGGTTTTCGATAATCTTTCTACCGGTAATTCTTCTTCTGTGCTTTACGGCATGCTGATTAAAGGGGATATTTTGGACTACGAAACTCTAAAGAAAGCTATGATGGATTTCAAGCCCGATGCGGTAATGCATTTTGCAGCAAAGATCATTGTCCCTGAGTCGGTAGAAAAACCGCTTTTATACTATGAGAACAATACGGCAGGGGCCATAAATGTTTTAAAAGCTATGCGGGAAACCGGAGTTAAAAACTTTATTTTTTCTTCTACCGCAGCCGTTTACGGTCAACCGGAAAAAATGCCAATAAAAGAGGATTTTCCCCTTTCCCCTATTAATCCCTACGGCAGATCCAAGGCTTTTGTAGAAACCATTCTGAAGGACCTTTCTTTTGCCGGGGATTTTAGCTACGTATCTTTAAGGTATTTCAATGTAGCGGGTGCGGATCCGGAGGGAAAAATAGGAGAAACAAAAAAGGACGCTACCCATCTTATCACCATGTGCGTGAGAACCGCCTGCGGTAAAAGGGATAAACTTTTTGTCTTCGGCACGGATTACCCCACTAAGGACGGTACCTGTATTAGGGATTACATTCATGTCATGGACTTAGCGGAGGCTCATATAAAGGCTTTGGATTACCTTTTAGAAGGCGGCAAAAGTGAGATTTTAAACTGCGGATACGGCAGGGGTTTTTCGGTTTTAGAGGTGGTAAACGAAGCAAAAAAAGTGACGGGGATAGACTTTCCTGTGGAATACAGGGAAAGAAGACCCGGTGATCCTGCCCGGCTGGTGGCAGACGCCGAAAAGATAAAGAGGGTGTTAAACTGGGTTCCCAAATACGATGATTTATCCTTTATTATTAAAACGGCTTTCGAATGGGAGAAAAAATTAGGCTCGCAAAGCTAA
- a CDS encoding permease gives MFTVVMYILAVIFLIVSFFKDRKKTKMALKKAWKSFENILPAFAGVLALIGLVLTVLTPDIISKIIGANTGFLGMFLTSIIGSITLIPGFVAFPLAASLLQKGAGVMQIAVFISTLMMVGFVTLPLEISYFGKRVAFLRNVLSYIFSFIVALIIGMVVR, from the coding sequence TTGTTTACGGTAGTTATGTACATCCTTGCTGTAATATTTCTGATTGTTTCCTTTTTTAAAGACAGGAAAAAAACGAAAATGGCTCTTAAAAAAGCATGGAAATCCTTTGAAAATATTTTGCCCGCCTTTGCGGGAGTGCTCGCTTTAATAGGGCTTGTTTTGACTGTGCTTACTCCGGATATCATTTCAAAGATAATTGGTGCCAATACGGGTTTTTTGGGAATGTTTTTAACATCAATTATTGGTTCTATAACCCTGATACCCGGATTTGTTGCCTTTCCCCTCGCTGCTTCCCTTCTTCAAAAGGGAGCCGGTGTTATGCAGATAGCGGTGTTTATTTCTACATTAATGATGGTGGGGTTTGTAACATTGCCCCTTGAAATAAGCTATTTCGGGAAAAGGGTTGCATTTTTGAGGAATGTCTTAAGTTATATATTTTCCTTTATCGTAGCATTAATAATAGGGATGGTGGTAAGATGA
- a CDS encoding helix-turn-helix transcriptional regulator: MCDEERHHEKRGCPGFKLERFMMPCLLLLLKERPSHGYELMERLLDFGFNECIDPGAVYRNLRRMEEEGLIISEWDTEGKGPAKRLYKLTDEGEEVLFTWAEHVKRQIKRMEYFLKRFDENFGEGR; this comes from the coding sequence ATGTGCGATGAAGAAAGGCACCATGAAAAACGAGGATGTCCCGGCTTCAAACTGGAAAGATTCATGATGCCCTGCCTTTTGCTGTTATTAAAGGAAAGACCTTCCCACGGTTATGAATTGATGGAAAGGCTTTTGGACTTTGGCTTTAACGAATGTATTGACCCCGGTGCGGTATACAGGAACTTAAGGAGGATGGAAGAAGAAGGGCTTATAATCTCCGAATGGGATACTGAAGGCAAGGGCCCTGCCAAAAGACTTTACAAACTTACCGATGAGGGTGAGGAAGTCCTTTTTACCTGGGCTGAACACGTTAAAAGGCAGATAAAACGGATGGAATATTTTTTAAAGCGTTTTGATGAAAATTTCGGTGAAGGAAGGTGA
- a CDS encoding permease → MNFIKKYALFIFIMIIDIAIFIMDKKLGTKIFISTKNNFLNMLAVIPPIFLLLGLLDTWVPRETIIKLLGEGSGIKGIMLSIFLGSAAAGPLYGAFPVAEVMMKKGAKFSNILIFLGAWSTLKIPMFLFEMTSLGSKFAVTRWIVDVVGIILIAAFIDRIISDEEKTRIYEKYESNRQA, encoded by the coding sequence ATGAATTTCATAAAAAAATACGCATTGTTTATATTTATAATGATTATTGATATTGCTATTTTTATCATGGATAAAAAACTCGGTACAAAGATTTTTATAAGCACTAAAAACAACTTTTTAAATATGTTAGCCGTGATACCGCCAATATTCCTTCTTCTGGGTCTTCTCGATACCTGGGTACCCAGAGAGACTATTATAAAACTCCTTGGAGAGGGGTCGGGAATAAAGGGAATAATGCTCAGCATATTCTTAGGCTCCGCTGCCGCAGGGCCCCTTTACGGTGCCTTTCCGGTTGCGGAGGTAATGATGAAAAAAGGTGCAAAGTTTTCCAATATATTGATATTTTTAGGTGCATGGTCAACCCTTAAAATTCCCATGTTTTTGTTTGAAATGACCTCTCTTGGAAGCAAATTTGCCGTGACAAGATGGATTGTAGATGTGGTGGGGATAATATTAATCGCCGCTTTTATAGATAGGATTATAAGCGATGAGGAGAAAACGAGGATTTATGAAAAATATGAAAGTAACAGGCAGGCTTAA
- a CDS encoding PTS sugar transporter subunit IIA, with translation MFFNIFKEKKEAKNEKLLVFAPLTGRVLGIEMVPDEVFSKKMLGDGIALEPSEGELVSPFDGRVKQVFSTGHAIVLESMGIPLLIHVGMDTVNLKGEGFILYAREGENVKKGQVLLRFDREFIKKKGFSLVTPIIVPDVKGAERIIKTELEEVKRGENVILEVIL, from the coding sequence ATGTTTTTTAATATTTTTAAAGAAAAAAAAGAAGCAAAAAACGAAAAATTACTGGTATTTGCACCATTAACCGGAAGGGTTTTGGGTATTGAAATGGTTCCCGATGAGGTTTTTTCGAAAAAAATGTTGGGAGATGGTATTGCCTTAGAACCGTCAGAAGGGGAGCTCGTCTCCCCTTTTGACGGCAGGGTAAAACAGGTTTTTTCCACCGGGCATGCCATTGTACTGGAATCTATGGGGATTCCTCTGCTGATACACGTGGGAATGGATACCGTAAATTTAAAAGGGGAAGGATTTATACTTTACGCGAGGGAAGGGGAAAATGTAAAAAAAGGGCAGGTTCTTTTGAGATTCGACAGGGAATTTATAAAGAAAAAGGGATTTAGTCTTGTTACACCCATTATTGTGCCGGATGTAAAAGGCGCGGAAAGGATTATTAAGACGGAACTGGAAGAGGTAAAAAGGGGAGAAAACGTGATTTTAGAGGTGATCCTATGA
- a CDS encoding aldo/keto reductase has product MKKNILGNTGLEVTELCFGALPMGPLQKNMDVKECTEVIAHALKKGINFIDTAQMYRTYDPIREAIKQTGIEPVISTKSTASTYEEMDNAVKEALEKLDRKYIDIFFLHAARAETDVFEVRKGALECLLDYKKKGIIKAVGISTHNVKVVELAALRDDIDVVFPIVNKKGIGILQGTVGEMIEAIKLCNQKGKGVMLMKVLGGGIMINEFNESLKFARSIEGYHSIAIGMVSKEEVDFNVDYFNGLFDEKRTPSLSGYSKRYSVVDVLCKGCRSCVAVCPGMAMEFDEERKKAYIVQEKCLTCGYCTSACREFAIRVI; this is encoded by the coding sequence ATGAAGAAGAATATACTTGGAAATACGGGTTTGGAAGTTACGGAACTTTGTTTCGGAGCCCTGCCAATGGGCCCACTGCAGAAAAACATGGATGTTAAGGAATGCACCGAAGTGATAGCCCATGCTTTGAAGAAGGGCATTAATTTTATCGATACCGCTCAAATGTACAGGACCTACGACCCTATAAGAGAAGCCATAAAACAAACCGGAATTGAGCCTGTAATTTCCACCAAGTCCACCGCCTCTACTTATGAAGAAATGGATAATGCTGTGAAGGAGGCCTTAGAAAAGCTTGATAGAAAATACATAGATATTTTCTTTTTACATGCCGCAAGAGCTGAGACCGATGTATTCGAAGTCAGAAAAGGAGCCTTAGAATGTCTTCTGGATTACAAAAAGAAGGGTATAATTAAGGCAGTAGGAATTTCCACCCACAATGTCAAAGTAGTGGAACTTGCTGCTTTAAGGGATGATATCGATGTGGTCTTCCCCATAGTGAATAAAAAGGGGATAGGCATCCTTCAGGGCACGGTTGGAGAAATGATCGAGGCAATAAAACTATGCAATCAAAAAGGAAAAGGCGTTATGCTGATGAAGGTCCTGGGCGGCGGAATAATGATCAACGAATTTAACGAATCCCTTAAATTTGCCAGGAGCATCGAGGGTTACCATTCTATAGCGATCGGAATGGTGAGCAAGGAAGAAGTGGACTTTAACGTGGACTACTTTAACGGTCTATTTGACGAAAAAAGAACCCCATCCCTCTCCGGGTATTCCAAAAGGTATTCGGTAGTAGATGTCCTCTGCAAAGGGTGCAGGTCCTGCGTAGCGGTATGTCCGGGAATGGCCATGGAATTCGACGAAGAAAGAAAAAAGGCCTATATCGTTCAGGAAAAATGCCTAACCTGCGGTTACTGCACTTCAGCCTGCAGGGAATTTGCCATAAGGGTAATATAA